CTTTTCCATCTTAACATCATACTCCTTCTTGAGTTCTGCATACCCTGTGACACCCGCCACAGGTGCCACAGGTTTTTCTTCCCTCAAGGCATAGTCAAATTCATTACAACCCAAACATAATTCGACTTGGGACTTCCAACGAGGGAAGTTACTCCCCGTAAGTGGTTTGATCGTGTCGGACCGGAATGGAGCGGAAGCTGAAATCATCATAAAAGTTCATAAGTAAAGTTGCATGATTATAAATTTACATTGGTAAATAAACAAACATGTCAAGTATTTAATTTCAACTCCATGTCAAAACACCGTTGGGCAGAAAAAAACATGGAATTAAAATATCATAGGGATGACTCATAATAATAAAACAACGTTGGTCCGAATTAAAATAAGAGTCATTTCATTCTCAATTTAAACATCAACATAAAAAAAACATTATCATTATTTGATGTCTAAAAAAACTTCATCATCCAAAAACACATAATAAATCCTGAATAAAATATCTCGTTGGTTCAATTTTACCCAGAATAATAATGTGTTTATTACATTTTTACGCATTTTCTGGTTTAAGCAGTGCAAATCATAATATTTATTAACTTAAACGCACTGGAAAAACAGAAAATCGCGACAGTGATTTTGGCCCAAAATACCTCACAGCTACAAGTAaaacggcccagcccagcagcgaaAAACGTTAAGAGGAAAAAAAACGCGCTGGGCAAAGGCAACCTGGGCCGAAGCCCGTGACCGAAAATGGCCCATTAATGCCCGAAGGCCCGAGCCGGTGCTCCGCGTCGCTGAGAGCCGCTCGATCGAATCGGACGGCCGGCGCGGCTTGGAGCCCGAACAAAAGTGCCGACCGGTAACCCTAGTCactccccccccctccccccgcattTCTCGCTCGTGAGCGGCGACGGCATTCGACGGCGGCCTGAGGCGCGccggccatggcggcgcggcggctgcgcTCGCCGGAGGAGCGTGCAGCAGGATGAATCCCGCGCGCTCCCCCGTCGAACGTGGCCCCGGCGGCAGTGCTCATGGCGCATCAAGGGAAGGAGGATGGGCACACCGGCCACCGTGGCATGAAGGGCGACGGCGACCCGCGCGGCGTCGGCCACACAGGTGCGCGTCCATTCTAGCCGCGGCGgcagctcaagttcttttcgcgcgTCGTCCCGAGGACGGCGGCGTCACGGCGTCTCCGCCCTCGCACCGTGGTGGATGCAGTGCGGGCCCCGAAGGGAAGAGGCGGCTACGCAGCGCATTAGGTGAGGATTCTCCTCATTCTCCCCCAAAATCGTATTCATCAGTGCTTAATTGGTGAAAAAACATGCCTAATTGAAAAAATTAGGGTTCTACCGAAATTGGGGATTTATCTAGGGTTCTTCAACATGGGGGGTTTGCTACTGTTGATCCCTCTGCCTTCTTATTTGCTTATCAAAAAAAAACCCCGGAACCAGTACTTAAACATGATTGATTCTAATTAACCGTGGCATAACCATGAGCATTAAATCTTAACTTAGATTAATTAGAATTGATGAACGTAGGTGGCAGTACTGATCTGTAGCACATTAgaattaaaacatgatgatttACAGAGGGCATCAAGACAGTAGCATGCATCTTAGGGCTAACCAGGTGCTAAAACTTTCAATCTTTGATCATGAACCCTAAACCTGACTTGATCTAAACTTGATGTTGATCTACAGATCAATAATATAGAGACCTATTGCAATCAAACTTGGCGACTGATACCATTGTTGGTTTGGGTACCCCTGATCAGGGCGCCTCAGTTGGGATAAAAAGCCCACGTACGTTGGTGCGTGGGGCCTTTTCCTTTAACGTtatcttttcccttttttttgttaGACTCATAGATCTAACTGCGAAAGTGCtattgtgagctcgagctcacaggCACCCTTTGCTACAATACaaacaaaaaatatatttaaaaagttcaaaaaaatctgaatttttttggcaacaaacattgatataattttcacatgtgTACAAATTTTCATGACAAAATGACATTCATGCAGGTctcagcaaaaaaaacaaaatcgatgccccaaaatgcttccaaaaacagtttttttggagcatgattttgtttttttgctgacacctccacaaatgtcatttcatcacgaaaattggcacgcatgtagaaaaaatatcaaagtttcttgacaaaaaagttcagatttttttgaatttttttactattttttcggattttactgttcatccggGATCACTGGTGCCCGGGATCAATTCCTCCGCGTCCATCTAACTGGCTTGTTTAAGccgtcagatcaaaaccaacaGGTTTCTCTCGGAAACAGGCAGGTGGGAATCTCTGCCGGTCTCCACGTGCCAGCTCCCGCTGGAGCGGGCGATGGTGCTGGACCGGGAGGTGGTGGCCTTCGGCGGCCGCCTGTGGTGGCTGGACGCGACCTGCGGCGCCATCTCCGCCGACCCCTTCAGCGACCGCCCGGAGCTCTGCTTCGTCGAGCTGCCGAGGGGCAGCGTGCTGCCGGCCGCCGCCCCACGGGACTGTCCCGATTGCGGGGACCCCTGCGGCGGCTGCGGCACATCGAAGCACCGGCGCCTGTGCGTCAGCCAAGGGCGGCTGCGGTACATCGAGGTCTCTCAAGAAGAGCCATTTGTGCTCAGCTGCTTCGTGCTCGACAACAATGGCACCggctggacgctggagcaccggctcgACCTCAGCCGCTACGAGACTCACCGGTACGGCCACCCGTGGCTACCCTTAAAGGGGGATAACACGCCACAAGTTGGGTTTCTTGACCCACTTACCGCCAATGTTGTCTACATGTCGGCCTGCATCACCACTCTTGAGGGTACGCCACGAGTCGTCTTCGTCGTGGACATGAAGATAGACCTTCCGTTTCGGAGTTATGCGTATAGATCGGGCGAACCCTGCTTCGTACCTTGTGTTCTTCCGCCGTGGCTTGGATCGAGCCAGATCCCTTCTGCAGGTTGTGACCCGCTCCTACTCTGTTTTTTTTTCCATCTTTACATGTGCAAGTGCAATGCAGGTGTTGCCAAGAACTGTAGAttttctctgaggaatttgttttctGCATCTTACGGGTAGGATTTGTTGATTCTTATGTTGGAATCGTCCAATATACATGATATTTTTGTCTCCCATAGCTAAATAACCACTCAAACATTAGTAATATATATACCATGTGCTTGGTAACTGTTGGTATCACAAAGAAAAGTTTGAAAGGGGATTAGTTTGATTGTTGACTGGTGATGTGTATGAGAAAGGGCCCGTTGATCTTTAACTAACCACTAGGAAATGGTAGCATAAATTGCAGCCATGGATTAGTATGTATCAGTCTTATCGAAAAGCACAACTTATAATTCCACTTTTGTTCCTTTTCTGTTCTTAATTAGGCTTAAAATGGTGCTAGATTCAAACTGCTTAGGACCTCCAGTTCTCAGTCCATTCATTAAGTTAGAACTTCCAACCTTTTGTCATTTTTAACCTGTTGGCCTTGGGCATAAAGAATTTTTCTGAAAACATATTCATTGTAGTTTCAGTGATTTAGCCTCTGAACAGAAAATTTGCAACTATTTTGTTTGCTTTCATGGTAATCACTATAGCTGACAAGTTCGAATACTCTTATCCTGGTTACTATTGGTGTTCATGACATTAATCGTCAGTCGCTCATCTCTTCAATCTTGACTGGGAGGTTTTGGCCTTCCATTGCTCCAGAAAGCTCATCAATCATGGGAGAAATACGATAGGCCTTGGCCAGTGACTTTGACTTAATTAACTCAATGAATGACTAATTTCTAATCCAAAACAGCATTCTCCTTCTTTGGTACTTCTACAAGCTAGAATGCTCTTATCTAGAACGTGATTATAGTTTTATGCTGTTTGTGACTTTCCAGTACACAATGCATGTTCTACATTTCATTACCATCTCTCAGTATTTAGAAATGGATTTAAATATGTCGAGTCCATCTAACCACTCATGTACACTATTCAAGTGTTACCTTGCTGAATAATTAGATCATGTACAGTAATTATTTGTGCTATGGGCCTATGGCTTATGGGTACACTGTGCTGAATAATTCATAACCTTCCCTAACTATTAGGGCTTTTTTTAGCTCAACTCATGTATGCGATGAACAGAAATTTGTTGTGTTTTGTTCAAATTCTTGCACATTGATCAAATGAACCTTTTTCAGGCAACAAAGGTGTTAAGAAGAACAAGAGTTTGGCAGATGTTCTGGTTCGTGCAGACAATCTGCAGAAGAGATGAAGGTACCAGTGAATGAATCACCTCTTCTGTTGCTTTCTTTTAGCCGATGCTTCTTTATTCATCCAGTGTCAGTTGTATCTGATCAATTCACATGTATAGTTAGGATGCTGCATTGTTGTTACAGTACAAGTATCTCTTACTCAATCCATGTAGTTTATGGATTGAGAAAACAACGGCTGCATATTTTTG
The sequence above is a segment of the Triticum dicoccoides isolate Atlit2015 ecotype Zavitan chromosome 1A, WEW_v2.0, whole genome shotgun sequence genome. Coding sequences within it:
- the LOC119283372 gene encoding uncharacterized protein LOC119283372, coding for MVLDREVVAFGGRLWWLDATCGAISADPFSDRPELCFVELPRGSVLPAAAPRDCPDCGDPCGGCGTSKHRRLCVSQGRLRYIEVSQEEPFVLSCFVLDNNGTGWTLEHRLDLSRYETHRYGHPWLPLKGDNTPQVGFLDPLTANVVYMSACITTLEGTPRVVFVVDMKIDLPFRSYAYRSGEPCFVPCVLPPWLGSSQIPSAGNKGVKKNKSLADVLVRADNLQKR